Proteins from a genomic interval of Undibacterium parvum:
- a CDS encoding MATE family efflux transporter has protein sequence MKTKIRTEAAALWQLAWPVLIGQLATVGMSVADVAMTGHLSAEDLAAVALGASLWSIVLVTVMGVMISINAVVAHEVGAGKFERIPHIMRQSMWMAAGVGLIACLLLNLSTIVFDYLQLAPSVHAKASQFVHVISLGMPAFAMYRALYSYTASINQTKPVMVIALLGLGFNIIVNWLLIYGHWGLPQLGATGCAVATGVGMWLMLGAMLWWTHHSPVYHQTFPFTHKEAPHWPEIRSMLRIGLPIGVTYFAEVSAFAAVGLLVARFGIVPVSANQIALNFSSLVFMVPLSLGIALTTRVGQSLGEGDAVRARFISLVGVGLSLGFAVLSAAFIAIFRHEIAAAYTSDAAVQAMAASLMLFAAIFQLSDATQVSASCAIRGYKVTRTPMLIHLMAFYGFALPIGCALGLGLLPEWMPWRPAQPMAAAGFWIGLVFGLTVAALLLVAFLQRLSLRKISFAASSGKIAG, from the coding sequence ATGAAAACCAAAATCCGCACCGAAGCCGCCGCATTGTGGCAACTCGCCTGGCCCGTATTGATAGGCCAGCTCGCCACGGTGGGCATGTCGGTGGCAGACGTCGCCATGACTGGCCATTTAAGTGCCGAAGATCTGGCGGCGGTAGCGCTCGGCGCATCGCTCTGGTCTATCGTCTTGGTCACCGTGATGGGCGTGATGATCTCTATCAATGCGGTAGTAGCGCATGAAGTCGGTGCCGGTAAATTTGAGCGCATCCCGCACATCATGCGTCAGTCCATGTGGATGGCGGCAGGCGTTGGCCTGATTGCCTGTCTGCTACTCAATCTCTCCACCATCGTGTTTGATTACCTGCAACTAGCTCCCTCTGTACACGCCAAGGCCAGCCAATTCGTCCATGTGATCAGCCTAGGGATGCCGGCCTTTGCCATGTACCGCGCCTTGTACAGCTATACCGCCAGCATCAATCAAACCAAGCCGGTGATGGTGATTGCCTTACTCGGGCTGGGCTTTAATATTATCGTCAACTGGTTGCTGATCTATGGCCACTGGGGACTGCCGCAACTAGGCGCAACCGGCTGCGCGGTGGCCACGGGGGTAGGCATGTGGCTGATGTTAGGCGCCATGCTGTGGTGGACCCATCATTCTCCGGTGTACCATCAAACCTTTCCATTTACCCATAAAGAAGCGCCACACTGGCCGGAGATACGCTCCATGCTGCGCATAGGCTTGCCTATCGGTGTAACTTACTTTGCCGAAGTCTCGGCCTTCGCTGCGGTGGGCTTACTGGTGGCGCGCTTTGGCATCGTGCCGGTCTCGGCCAATCAGATCGCCCTGAATTTTTCTTCGCTGGTATTCATGGTGCCTCTGAGTTTAGGCATCGCCCTGACCACGCGGGTCGGGCAGAGTCTGGGCGAAGGCGATGCCGTCAGGGCGCGCTTTATTTCGCTGGTCGGGGTCGGCCTGTCGCTGGGTTTCGCGGTCTTATCGGCCGCTTTCATCGCTATTTTCCGGCATGAAATCGCTGCTGCCTACACCTCAGACGCCGCGGTGCAGGCGATGGCCGCCAGCCTCATGCTGTTTGCCGCCATCTTTCAATTGTCAGACGCCACTCAGGTCTCTGCCTCATGCGCGATCCGTGGCTACAAGGTGACTCGCACTCCGATGTTGATACATTTGATGGCGTTTTATGGTTTTGCCTTACCGATAGGCTGCGCGCTGGGCTTGGGCCTGCTGCCGGAATGGATGCCTTGGCGACCGGCCCAACCTATGGCAGCCGCCGGTTTCTGGATAGGTCTGGTGTTCGGTCTGACCGTGGCAGCCTTGCTACTGGTCGCGTTTTTACAGAGGCTGTCACTAAGAAAGATCAGTTTTGCGGCCAGTTCCGGTAAAATAGCGGGCTAA
- the pth gene encoding aminoacyl-tRNA hydrolase: MSIRLIVGLGNPGPEYEQTRHNAGFWLVDQLASSGLQRDKNFNALVAKTKIASEDVWLLQPQTFMNRSGQSVGALCRFYKLTPDQVLVVHDELDLDPGIAKLKKGGSSGGHNGLKDITAALGNQDYWRLRIGIGHPRTLNLQQGVADFVLHRPRKEEQPLIDEAIARSVQIIALMVEGNTNEAMLRLHTNK, encoded by the coding sequence ATGTCCATCCGTCTCATCGTCGGCCTAGGCAATCCTGGCCCTGAATACGAACAAACCCGCCACAACGCTGGCTTCTGGCTGGTCGACCAACTCGCCAGCAGCGGTTTGCAACGCGATAAAAACTTTAACGCGCTGGTCGCCAAAACCAAGATCGCCTCAGAAGATGTCTGGTTGCTGCAACCGCAAACCTTCATGAACCGCTCCGGTCAGTCGGTAGGTGCGCTGTGCCGCTTTTACAAGCTCACGCCTGATCAGGTGCTGGTGGTACACGATGAACTCGATCTCGACCCGGGCATCGCCAAGCTCAAGAAAGGCGGCTCTTCGGGTGGGCATAACGGCCTCAAAGACATTACGGCGGCACTTGGCAACCAGGATTACTGGCGGCTGCGGATAGGCATAGGCCATCCGCGCACCCTCAATTTACAGCAAGGCGTAGCCGACTTCGTGCTGCACCGGCCGCGTAAAGAAGAACAACCGCTGATCGATGAAGCCATCGCCCGCAGCGTACAGATCATCGCGCTGATGGTAGAGGGAAACACCAACGAAGCCATGCTGCGTTTGCATACCAATAAATAA
- a CDS encoding patatin-like phospholipase family protein, with protein MSSALHIHAGKTAMAHLRQHGLQAQDVAVIPAAAGGPKGLILQGLDQYLFGEWLAGAPRQRSLLGASIGSWRMAAACHADPVAALKRLADLYCGQRYPAKPSPARVTQEIMGLLQGFIGGHEAEIISHPSQRLHVLAVRGRGRLQAPQSELSTKLGFASAALANLRARKHLARHMTRVVIGDSRDTLAWMPNHFDAFQTDFVALSAENLLPSLLASGTLPLIMQPVRQIAGTPSGTYWDGGMIDYHLHFPYAQLQDRHGAGLVLYPHFSDHIIPGWLDKSLPWRRANKGAHSSWLDNLIMLSPSASFIQSLPRAKLPDRTDFFHYGLDHEARIRDWKLAISASTRLAEAFAAFVAKPDMAIVKPLNF; from the coding sequence ATGAGCTCAGCACTACATATCCACGCAGGAAAAACCGCCATGGCGCATTTGCGCCAACACGGCTTGCAAGCCCAAGATGTGGCCGTGATACCGGCGGCGGCGGGCGGCCCCAAGGGCTTGATTTTGCAAGGGCTGGATCAATACTTGTTTGGCGAGTGGCTAGCTGGCGCGCCGCGTCAGCGCAGCCTGCTCGGTGCCTCAATAGGCTCGTGGCGCATGGCAGCCGCTTGCCATGCCGATCCGGTAGCGGCATTGAAACGGCTAGCGGATTTGTATTGTGGCCAGCGCTATCCGGCCAAGCCGAGTCCGGCTAGAGTGACGCAGGAAATTATGGGGCTGCTGCAAGGTTTTATCGGTGGTCACGAAGCAGAAATCATCAGCCACCCAAGCCAGCGCCTGCATGTGCTGGCGGTACGCGGGCGTGGCCGCTTGCAAGCGCCACAAAGCGAACTCAGCACCAAGCTGGGCTTTGCCAGCGCCGCGCTGGCCAACCTGCGCGCGCGCAAGCACCTGGCGCGCCATATGACACGCGTGGTGATCGGCGACAGCCGCGATACGCTGGCCTGGATGCCGAATCATTTCGATGCCTTCCAGACTGATTTTGTGGCGCTCAGCGCCGAGAATCTACTACCGTCCTTGCTGGCCTCCGGCACCCTACCTTTGATCATGCAACCGGTACGCCAGATCGCCGGCACTCCATCCGGCACTTACTGGGACGGCGGCATGATCGACTATCATCTGCACTTTCCTTACGCGCAGCTGCAAGACAGGCACGGAGCCGGTTTGGTGCTGTATCCGCATTTTTCCGATCACATCATCCCCGGCTGGCTAGACAAGAGCCTGCCATGGCGACGCGCCAACAAAGGCGCACACAGCAGTTGGCTAGACAATCTCATTATGCTGTCGCCATCAGCTAGTTTCATACAGAGTTTGCCGCGTGCAAAACTACCGGATCGCACCGATTTTTTCCACTACGGACTAGATCACGAAGCGCGCATACGCGACTGGAAACTGGCCATCAGCGCCAGCACAAGACTAGCCGAAGCGTTTGCGGCATTTGTAGCGAAACCTGACATGGCAATCGTCAAACCACTGAATTTTTAG
- a CDS encoding SPFH domain-containing protein — protein MNATVKPSVRKLVQERTLSSMDGYLMIVVGLALILGGAYAMLVLLAGTPDPGAVAVLFRLGLMLLGVFCLSGMYMLQPNEAALLSLFGQYKGTDRSEGLRWANPFFAKRKLSLRARTLNTPPLKVNDKRGNPVEIGAAIVWRVEETALAIYNVDDFERFVNVQAEAALRHLASQYAYDDGEDLHEGETTLRAGMEVVANAMRIELHSRFAAAGIDVEDAKLTHLAYAQEIAQVMLRRQQAEAIISARKKIVHGAVSMVEEALRGLSERKIVELDDERKAAMVSNLLVVLCSDKETQPIINTGTLYN, from the coding sequence ATGAACGCAACTGTAAAACCTTCAGTGAGAAAATTAGTTCAGGAACGCACACTCAGTTCTATGGACGGTTACCTGATGATCGTCGTTGGGCTGGCGCTGATACTCGGTGGCGCTTATGCCATGTTGGTGCTGCTGGCGGGCACGCCAGATCCGGGCGCAGTGGCGGTCTTGTTCAGGCTAGGGCTGATGTTGCTGGGGGTGTTTTGTTTGAGCGGGATGTACATGCTGCAACCGAATGAAGCTGCCTTGCTGTCCTTGTTTGGTCAATACAAGGGTACCGATCGCAGTGAGGGCCTGCGCTGGGCGAATCCATTTTTCGCCAAACGCAAGCTCAGCCTGCGCGCCCGCACCCTGAATACCCCGCCTTTGAAAGTCAATGACAAGCGCGGCAATCCGGTCGAGATCGGTGCTGCCATCGTCTGGCGCGTAGAAGAAACCGCATTGGCGATCTACAACGTCGACGATTTCGAGCGCTTCGTGAATGTCCAGGCTGAGGCTGCCTTACGCCATCTGGCATCGCAATACGCGTATGACGATGGCGAGGATTTGCACGAGGGCGAAACCACCTTAAGGGCCGGCATGGAAGTGGTTGCCAATGCCATGCGCATAGAATTGCACAGCCGTTTCGCCGCTGCCGGTATCGATGTGGAAGACGCCAAACTCACCCATCTGGCATATGCGCAAGAGATCGCCCAGGTCATGCTGCGCCGCCAGCAAGCCGAAGCCATCATCAGTGCCCGCAAGAAGATCGTGCATGGGGCAGTGAGCATGGTAGAAGAAGCATTGCGTGGCTTATCCGAACGTAAGATCGTGGAGCTCGATGACGAGCGCAAGGCCGCCATGGTCAGCAATCTGTTGGTGGTGTTGTGCTCGGATAAAGAGACCCAGCCCATCATCAACACCGGTACGCTTTATAACTGA
- the ssb gene encoding single-stranded DNA-binding protein — MASLNKVQIIGNLGRDPETRYMPSGDAMTSITVATTENWKDKATGEKKEATEWHRITFFGKLAEIAGQYLKKGSQVYVEGSLRTRKYTDKDGVEKYATDIKADTMQMLGSRQGMGGGAPMDDESYGGGAPSAPRQSAAPAPRPAPAARPAPNFSDMDDDIPF, encoded by the coding sequence ATGGCATCACTCAATAAAGTCCAGATCATTGGCAATCTCGGACGTGATCCGGAAACCCGTTACATGCCCAGCGGCGACGCCATGACCAGCATCACGGTAGCGACTACCGAGAACTGGAAAGACAAGGCGACCGGCGAAAAGAAAGAAGCGACAGAATGGCATCGCATCACTTTCTTCGGTAAGTTGGCTGAAATCGCCGGTCAATACCTGAAAAAAGGCTCACAAGTTTACGTAGAAGGTAGCTTGCGTACCCGTAAGTACACCGACAAAGACGGCGTAGAAAAATACGCAACCGATATCAAGGCCGACACCATGCAAATGCTGGGTAGTCGTCAGGGTATGGGCGGCGGCGCTCCTATGGATGATGAGTCTTACGGTGGCGGCGCACCGTCAGCGCCACGTCAAAGCGCAGCACCGGCACCACGTCCTGCACCAGCAGCGCGTCCGGCACCGAATTTCTCTGACATGGATGACGACATCCCTTTTTAA
- a CDS encoding type IV pili methyl-accepting chemotaxis transducer N-terminal domain-containing protein encodes MKHKNKRGEKRREFLRFSMVMAAGTSLMSLAIAKIDDINDAINKSGRQRMLSQRMAKAYLQLGQGIDIYHSRKILASSITTFEAQLAELSAYAPTAENRQVFAQMEKNWMDYKNLLSGATPNPTSAKNLMLMSDEMLMLAQSATVQLEKFSGSPSAKRVNLAGRQRMLSQRMAKYYQALQWGVAPPDAIAKLEAARKDFIAAMEVLQSAPANTPQIKDGLALAQQQWLFFDNALHQFGEKSANPQDKLLLLNTVASSSERILEVMDSVTTLYQKNA; translated from the coding sequence ATGAAGCACAAAAACAAACGCGGAGAAAAGCGCAGGGAATTTTTAAGATTCAGCATGGTGATGGCTGCCGGCACCTCGCTGATGTCACTAGCGATTGCCAAGATCGATGATATTAACGACGCCATCAATAAATCGGGACGCCAAAGGATGCTCTCGCAGCGCATGGCCAAGGCCTATCTGCAGCTAGGACAGGGCATAGATATTTACCATTCACGTAAAATTTTGGCCAGCTCTATCACCACGTTTGAGGCGCAGCTAGCCGAACTCAGCGCCTACGCACCCACCGCGGAAAACCGCCAGGTGTTTGCGCAGATGGAGAAAAACTGGATGGATTACAAAAACCTCTTGAGTGGCGCCACCCCCAATCCGACCTCCGCCAAAAATCTGATGTTAATGAGCGATGAGATGCTGATGCTGGCACAGAGCGCCACCGTGCAATTAGAAAAATTTTCCGGCAGCCCTAGTGCCAAACGGGTGAATCTGGCGGGCCGCCAGCGCATGCTCTCGCAACGTATGGCGAAATATTATCAAGCCCTGCAATGGGGCGTGGCACCTCCTGATGCCATCGCTAAACTGGAGGCTGCGCGCAAGGACTTTATCGCCGCCATGGAGGTACTGCAGAGCGCGCCCGCGAATACCCCGCAAATCAAAGATGGCCTGGCGCTGGCGCAGCAACAGTGGCTATTTTTTGATAACGCCCTGCACCAGTTCGGAGAAAAGAGCGCGAATCCGCAAGATAAACTGCTATTACTAAACACCGTCGCCAGCAGCAGCGAGCGGATATTGGAAGTGATGGATAGCGTGACCACGCTCTACCAAAAAAATGCCTGA
- the uvrA gene encoding excinuclease ABC subunit UvrA: protein MTQTRSNTPKATKASSKPAEIEFGVHDLPVQKKDEIRIRGARTHNLKNINLDLPRNKLVVITGLSGSGKSSLAFDTLYAEGQRRYVESLSAYARQFLQLMEKPDVDLIEGLSPAISIEQKATSHNPRSTVGTVTEIHDYLRLLYARVGTPYCPDHPENPLAAQSISQMVDAVLAMPEDTKLMILAPVVSNRKGEHVDLFEQMQAQGFVRFRIQSGTHDAKIYEVDDLPKLKKTEKHTIDVVIDRVKVKEEIKQRLAESFETSLRIANGRALIVDMDSGHEQLFSNKFACPTCGYSLQELEPRLFSFNNPMGACPECDGLGHIEFFDPKRIVAFPNLSLASGAVKGWDRRNQFYFQMLSNLAAFYEFDIDTPFEQLSEDAQKVILYGSGKQSIPFTYINEKGRTVIKEHTFEGVIVNLQRRYRETDSMAVKEELAKFINEKQCPSCHGARLRIEARYVKVGTGDQEKPIYEISALPLRQTLSFFEQLKLVGAKRDIADRIIKEISSRLTFLNNVGLDYLSLDRSADTLSGGEAQRIRLASQIGSGLTGVMYVLDEPSIGLHQRDNDRLIETLRHLRDIGNSVLVVEHDEDAIRCADFVVDMGIGAGVHGGEVIAQGTLEDIMKSERSLTAKYLSGELGIAVPEKRAAFNPEKQFVISGASGNNLKKVSMKLPVGLLTCVTGVSGSGKSTLVNDTLYLAASRHLYGSQTEPAAFESISGLEHFDKVIAVDQAPIGRTPRSNPATYTGLFTPIRDLFSTVPVAKERGYSAGRFSFNVKGGRCEACQGDGVIKVEMHFLPDVYVPCDTCHGKRYNRETLEVQYKGKNINEVLGMTVEDAYEFFKPVPLIARKLHTLLDVGLGYIRLGQSATTLSGGEAQRVKLSLELSKRDTGRTLYILDEPTTGLHFHDIDLLLKVIHRLRDQGNTVVIIEHNLDVIKTADWIVDMGPEGGAGGGYVIASGTPEQVAANAESVTGKYLAPLLKKKK, encoded by the coding sequence ATGACACAAACTCGAAGCAATACCCCAAAAGCGACCAAAGCGTCGAGCAAGCCGGCTGAAATTGAGTTCGGCGTTCACGATCTACCTGTGCAAAAGAAGGATGAGATTCGCATCCGTGGTGCGCGCACGCATAATCTGAAGAACATCAATCTCGATTTGCCGCGCAATAAATTAGTGGTAATCACTGGTTTATCTGGTTCGGGCAAGTCTTCTTTGGCATTTGATACCCTGTATGCAGAAGGCCAACGCCGTTACGTCGAATCCTTGTCGGCTTACGCCCGTCAATTTTTACAGTTGATGGAAAAACCCGATGTCGATCTGATCGAAGGCCTGTCGCCAGCCATCTCTATCGAGCAAAAAGCCACCTCGCACAATCCGCGCTCTACTGTCGGCACCGTCACCGAGATTCACGATTATCTGCGCTTGCTGTACGCGCGCGTCGGTACGCCATATTGTCCCGATCATCCGGAAAACCCTTTGGCGGCGCAATCGATCTCACAAATGGTCGATGCCGTACTGGCCATGCCGGAAGACACCAAGCTGATGATACTGGCACCAGTGGTCAGCAACCGCAAAGGCGAGCACGTCGATCTATTTGAACAGATGCAGGCCCAGGGTTTCGTGCGTTTTCGGATACAGAGCGGCACCCATGACGCCAAAATTTATGAAGTTGATGATTTACCTAAGCTGAAAAAAACCGAGAAACACACGATAGACGTAGTGATCGATCGTGTGAAGGTCAAAGAAGAAATCAAGCAACGTCTGGCGGAATCCTTCGAGACTTCGCTGCGCATCGCCAATGGCCGCGCCCTGATCGTCGATATGGATAGTGGTCACGAGCAGCTATTTTCGAATAAATTCGCTTGTCCGACTTGCGGCTATAGCCTGCAAGAACTGGAACCGCGCCTGTTTTCTTTCAATAACCCTATGGGCGCTTGCCCTGAGTGTGATGGTCTCGGTCACATAGAATTTTTCGACCCGAAACGCATCGTCGCCTTTCCAAATCTGTCGCTGGCCAGCGGTGCTGTCAAAGGCTGGGATAGACGCAATCAATTCTATTTCCAGATGCTGTCAAATCTGGCTGCCTTCTACGAATTCGATATCGACACGCCGTTTGAGCAACTGAGCGAAGATGCGCAAAAAGTGATCTTGTATGGTTCCGGCAAGCAAAGCATACCGTTCACCTACATCAATGAAAAAGGCCGCACCGTCATCAAGGAGCACACGTTTGAAGGTGTGATCGTGAATCTGCAAAGACGCTACCGCGAAACAGATTCTATGGCGGTGAAAGAAGAGCTTGCCAAGTTCATCAACGAGAAGCAATGCCCGTCCTGCCACGGCGCCCGTCTGCGCATAGAAGCGCGTTACGTGAAAGTCGGCACTGGCGATCAGGAAAAGCCAATTTATGAAATCAGCGCGCTGCCTTTGCGCCAGACCTTAAGCTTTTTTGAGCAATTAAAATTAGTCGGTGCCAAGCGCGATATCGCCGACCGCATCATCAAAGAAATCAGCTCGCGCCTGACCTTCCTCAACAATGTCGGTCTCGATTATCTGTCACTAGACCGCAGTGCCGATACGCTCTCGGGCGGCGAGGCACAACGGATCCGACTGGCTTCACAAATCGGTTCCGGTTTAACTGGCGTGATGTACGTACTCGATGAACCGTCTATCGGTCTGCATCAACGCGACAATGACAGACTGATAGAAACCCTGCGTCACTTACGCGACATAGGCAATAGCGTGCTGGTGGTCGAGCATGATGAAGACGCGATACGCTGCGCCGATTTCGTGGTCGATATGGGTATCGGTGCTGGTGTGCACGGCGGTGAAGTCATCGCTCAGGGTACGCTGGAAGACATCATGAAAAGCGAACGTTCGCTGACCGCCAAATATCTGTCGGGTGAACTGGGTATCGCGGTGCCAGAAAAGCGCGCTGCCTTTAATCCGGAAAAACAATTCGTGATCAGCGGCGCCAGCGGCAACAACCTGAAAAAAGTCAGCATGAAACTGCCGGTGGGCTTGCTCACTTGCGTCACGGGCGTATCAGGTTCGGGCAAATCGACATTGGTGAATGACACCCTGTACCTGGCGGCATCACGCCATTTATACGGTTCGCAAACCGAGCCGGCGGCGTTTGAAAGCATCAGCGGCCTCGAGCATTTTGATAAAGTCATTGCGGTCGATCAAGCGCCAATCGGGCGCACCCCGCGCTCGAATCCTGCCACCTACACCGGCTTGTTTACGCCGATCCGCGACCTGTTCTCTACCGTGCCAGTGGCGAAAGAGCGCGGCTATAGCGCCGGCCGTTTTTCATTCAACGTCAAGGGCGGCCGCTGCGAAGCCTGCCAGGGCGATGGCGTGATCAAGGTCGAGATGCACTTTTTGCCGGACGTGTATGTGCCATGCGATACCTGTCACGGCAAGCGCTACAACCGCGAAACCCTGGAAGTGCAATACAAGGGCAAGAACATCAATGAAGTGCTGGGCATGACGGTTGAAGACGCTTACGAATTTTTCAAACCTGTGCCTTTGATCGCACGCAAACTGCACACCCTGCTCGATGTCGGCCTCGGCTATATCCGGCTCGGCCAAAGCGCCACCACGCTATCAGGCGGCGAAGCGCAGCGCGTCAAACTGTCACTGGAACTATCCAAGCGCGACACTGGCCGCACTCTGTATATTCTCGATGAACCGACCACCGGTCTGCATTTCCATGATATCGACCTGCTGCTAAAAGTCATACACAGACTGCGCGACCAAGGCAATACGGTAGTCATCATCGAACACAATCTGGACGTCATCAAGACCGCCGACTGGATCGTTGATATGGGACCGGAAGGCGGCGCAGGCGGCGGTTACGTGATCGCCAGCGGCACCCCGGAACAAGTGGCAGCCAATGCAGAGAGCGTCACCGGCAAGTATCTGGCGCCATTACTGAAAAAGAAAAAATAG
- a CDS encoding MFS transporter, whose translation MNRHEILTSSSLASIFALRMLGLFLILPIFALHAKTLPDGGNLTLVGLAMGIYGLSQAFAQIPFGIASDKFGRKRIIVIGLILFALGALIAAASHTVMGILIGRAVQGAGAISAALTALIADSTREQHRTKAMAMVGGSIGITFALSLVIAPVLYQSIGMSGIFLLTAVLAVVAIGVVIWVTPAAPSIAHAEKIPLSVVLKNPELMRLNLGVFVLHLSQVAMFVVVPSALVQYADIPLASHWKVYLPVVFGSFIAMLPAIFIGEKQGKMKQVFIFAIALLLLVQLGFWQFMDSPAILIGLLFAFFLAFNILEASQPSLVSRMAPPAAKGAALGVYNTLQALGLACGGLLGGWLNQYAGASTVFIVSAALSLFWLIIAGKMPELPRRAKTAAVE comes from the coding sequence ATGAATCGCCATGAAATCCTGACCAGCAGCTCGCTGGCGTCGATTTTTGCTTTGCGCATGTTGGGCTTGTTCCTGATTTTGCCCATTTTTGCGCTGCACGCCAAAACTTTGCCGGACGGCGGTAATTTAACCCTGGTCGGTCTGGCGATGGGGATTTATGGCCTTAGCCAGGCTTTTGCGCAGATACCTTTCGGTATCGCTTCAGATAAATTTGGCCGTAAGCGCATCATTGTGATTGGCTTGATACTGTTTGCGCTGGGCGCGCTGATTGCTGCTGCCTCGCACACCGTGATGGGCATTTTGATAGGTCGCGCGGTGCAGGGCGCAGGTGCCATCTCGGCCGCGCTGACTGCCCTGATCGCCGATTCTACCCGCGAGCAGCATAGAACCAAGGCGATGGCCATGGTGGGCGGCTCTATTGGCATTACTTTCGCGCTGTCATTGGTGATCGCACCGGTTTTGTATCAAAGCATAGGCATGAGTGGTATCTTTTTATTGACCGCGGTGTTGGCGGTGGTAGCGATAGGCGTGGTGATCTGGGTCACGCCAGCGGCACCTTCCATCGCGCACGCCGAGAAAATACCCCTGAGCGTGGTGTTGAAAAATCCAGAATTGATGCGCCTAAATTTAGGTGTATTCGTCTTACATCTGAGCCAGGTCGCGATGTTTGTAGTGGTGCCATCGGCCTTGGTCCAGTATGCCGATATCCCCCTTGCCTCGCACTGGAAGGTGTATCTACCGGTGGTGTTCGGTTCTTTCATCGCAATGCTGCCAGCGATTTTTATTGGTGAAAAACAGGGCAAGATGAAGCAGGTATTTATTTTTGCGATCGCCTTGCTGTTGCTGGTGCAATTGGGATTTTGGCAATTTATGGATAGCCCAGCGATATTGATAGGCTTACTGTTCGCGTTCTTCCTGGCGTTTAATATTCTGGAGGCGAGTCAGCCTTCTTTGGTGTCGCGTATGGCACCACCGGCGGCAAAGGGCGCGGCTTTGGGGGTGTACAACACTTTGCAGGCACTAGGTCTGGCCTGCGGCGGTTTGCTCGGTGGTTGGCTCAATCAGTATGCCGGAGCATCAACTGTGTTTATTGTGAGCGCCGCATTAAGCCTCTTCTGGCTTATAATCGCAGGCAAAATGCCCGAACTGCCGCGCCGCGCTAAAACTGCCGCTGTAGAGTAG
- the ychF gene encoding redox-regulated ATPase YchF, with product MSLQCGIVGLPNVGKSTLFNALTKAGIPAENYPFCTIEPNVGVVEVPDPRLAQLSAIVKPERVQNAIVEFVDIAGLVAGASKGEGLGNQFLAHIRETDAIVNVVRCFEDDNVIHVAGKVSPLDDIEVIQTELCLADMGAVEKAIHRENKKSRSGDKDAAKLVEILERILPALNDAKPVRAMGLDADEMALLKPMCLITAKPAMYVANVSDSGFTNNPLLDQLTAYAATQNAPIVAICASIESEIADLEDADKAEFLADMGMQEPGLDRLIRAAYKLLGLQTYFTAGVKEVRAWTIHVGDTGPQAAGVIHTDFERGFIRAQTIAFDDYIQFKGEAGAKEAGKMRAEGKEYVVKDGDVLNFLFNV from the coding sequence ATGAGTCTCCAATGCGGCATCGTCGGCCTGCCTAACGTCGGCAAATCTACCCTCTTCAATGCCCTGACTAAAGCAGGCATTCCGGCAGAAAACTATCCTTTCTGCACGATAGAACCTAACGTCGGTGTGGTCGAAGTACCCGACCCGCGCCTGGCGCAATTGTCGGCCATCGTCAAACCTGAGCGTGTACAAAACGCCATCGTCGAGTTCGTCGATATCGCTGGTTTAGTCGCTGGTGCCTCCAAAGGCGAAGGCCTGGGCAATCAGTTTCTAGCCCACATCCGCGAAACCGATGCGATCGTCAACGTGGTGCGCTGCTTTGAAGACGACAACGTCATCCACGTGGCCGGCAAGGTCAGCCCGCTGGACGATATCGAAGTGATCCAGACCGAACTGTGTCTGGCCGATATGGGCGCAGTAGAAAAAGCCATCCATCGCGAAAACAAAAAATCCCGTTCTGGCGACAAAGACGCAGCCAAATTGGTCGAGATTTTAGAGCGCATACTGCCCGCACTCAATGATGCCAAGCCGGTGCGCGCCATGGGTCTGGATGCTGATGAAATGGCCTTGCTCAAGCCTATGTGCCTGATCACTGCCAAGCCAGCCATGTATGTAGCCAACGTTTCTGATAGCGGCTTTACCAACAACCCTTTGCTGGATCAGCTGACCGCCTATGCGGCCACGCAAAACGCGCCTATCGTCGCCATCTGCGCCTCAATAGAATCCGAAATCGCCGATCTGGAAGACGCAGACAAGGCCGAATTTTTGGCCGACATGGGCATGCAGGAACCTGGTCTGGACAGATTAATCCGTGCCGCCTACAAGTTGCTCGGTCTGCAAACTTACTTCACTGCCGGTGTGAAAGAAGTGCGCGCCTGGACCATCCACGTTGGTGACACCGGCCCACAAGCGGCTGGCGTGATCCACACCGATTTTGAACGCGGCTTCATTCGCGCCCAAACCATCGCGTTTGACGATTACATCCAGTTCAAGGGCGAAGCCGGCGCCAAAGAAGCAGGCAAGATGCGCGCCGAAGGCAAGGAATACGTGGTCAAGGATGGTGACGTACTGAACTTCTTGTTCAACGTCTAA